A stretch of the Elephas maximus indicus isolate mEleMax1 chromosome 3, mEleMax1 primary haplotype, whole genome shotgun sequence genome encodes the following:
- the LOC126071176 gene encoding olfactory receptor 7G2-like translates to MEPRNQTGVSEFLLLALTEDPKVQPLLFSLFLSTYLVTVLGNLLIILAVSSDPHLHTPMYFFLSNLSFTDICFSTTTIPKMLVNLQAQNQSIPYAGCLTQVCFVLIFGSLESFLLSVMAYDRYVAICHPLRYTAIINPHFCGLLSLVSLLVSIVDALLHSLMLLRLSFCTDLEIPYFFCEVFQVIKVACSETLVNNIILYFAASILGVLPFSGIIFSYIQIVSSILRIPSAGGKHKAFSTCGSHLTVVCLFYGTAFGAYMSTTFTHSSRKTAVASMMYTMVTPMMNPFTYSLRNRDMKGALRRIIRCTPAFQ, encoded by the coding sequence ATGGAACCTAGAAACCAAACAGGAGTTTCAGAattccttctcctggcactgaCAGAGGATCCCAAAGTGCAGCCTCTCCTTTTTAGCCTGTTTTTGTCCACGTATCTGGTCACTGTCCTGGgaaacctgctcatcatcctggccgtcagctctgacccccacctccacacccccatgtacttctttctttccaatctctcctttactgacatctgtttcagcaccACCACGATtccaaagatgctggtgaacctcCAAGCACAGAATCAGAGCATCCCTTACGCAGGATGCCTCACCCAGGTCTGCTTTGTCCTGATTTTTGGTAGTTTGGAAAGTTTTCTCCTTTcggtaatggcctatgaccgctatgtggccatttgtcacccaCTGAGATACACAGCTATCATAAATCCCCACTTCTGCGGCCTGCTGAGCCTAGTCTCCTTGCTCGTTAGCATTGTGGATGCCCTGCTCCACAGTCTGATGTTGTTGCGACTGTCCTTCTGCACAGACCTGGAAATTCCTTACTTCTTCTGTGAAGTTTTTCAGGTCATCAAAGTTGCCTGTTCTGAAACCCTCGTCAATAACATCATCTTATATTTTGCAGCTAGCATACTGGGTgttcttcctttctctggaatcattttctcttATATTCAAATTGTATCTTCCATTCTGAGAATACCTTCAGCAGGTGGAAAGCATAAAGCTTTTTctacctgtgggtctcaccttACAGTTGTTTGCTTATTCTATGGGACAGCTTTTGGTGCGTATATGAGTACAACATTTACACACTCTTCCAGGAAGACTGCAGTAGCTTCAATGATGTACACTATGGTAACTCCCATGATGAATCCCTTCACCTACAGCCTGAGAAACAGAGACATGAAGGGAGCCTTGAGGAGAATCATCAGGTGCACACCTGCTTTTCAGTGA